One window from the genome of Alnus glutinosa chromosome 13, dhAlnGlut1.1, whole genome shotgun sequence encodes:
- the LOC133854757 gene encoding NAD(P)H-quinone oxidoreductase subunit S, chloroplastic yields the protein MASSINLPTIPGPLKSHFLGRNHLFNRLHKPSFTIQKHPSTQQLKTCAKFDLFQIMGGRGLCNGEQGLEQELKRNIEEEAAAAADAEQEKSSSLAISTPDSVPENAFEKELMGLTGGFPGGEVGLQTFIDKNPPPKKATVADSGNQVEITSSKKPKPPELPLLMPGMIAIVKNPDNPFYMYCGIVQRITDGKAGVLFEGGNWDKLVTFRLEELQRREKGPPMKNPKSAILEPFLEKKDSQ from the coding sequence ATGGCTTCTTCAATCAATCTCCCAACCATTCCAGGCCCTCTAAAATCCCATTTTCTTGGGAGAAACCACCTCTTTAATCGTCTCCACAAACCCTCTTTCACCATTCAGAAACACCCATCAACCCAACAGCTAAAAACATGTGCCAAATTTGACCTATTCCAGATCATGGGAGGCAGAGGACTCTGCAATGGAGAACAAGGTCTAGAACAGGAACTAAAGAGAAACATTGAGGAagaagcagcagcagcagccgATGCAGAGCAAGAAAAATCAAGCAGTTTAGCAATATCGACACCTGACAGTGTTCCAGAAAACGCTTTTGAGAAGGAGCTGATGGGGCTAACTGGGGGATTTCCTGGTGGTGAAGTGGGTTTGCAAACATTCATAGACAAAAACCCACCTCCAAAGAAAGCAACAGTTGCAGATTCAGGAAATCAAGTAGAAATTACCAGCTCAAAGAAGCCAAAACCACCAGAATTGCCACTGTTAATGCCTGGTATGATTGCCATTGTGAAAAACCCAGACAACCCATTTTACATGTACTGTGGCATTGTTCAGCGAATCACAGATGGAAAGGCTGGGGTTCTTTTTGAAGGAGGAAACTGGGACAAATTAGTTACTTTTCGATTAGAAGAGCTGCAACGCAGGGAAAAGGGCCCTCCAATGAAGAACCCCAAGTCTGCCATCCTCGAACCTTTTCTTGAGAAAAAGGATTCACAATGA